In Halobaculum sp. XH14, a single genomic region encodes these proteins:
- a CDS encoding NAD(+)/NADH kinase — protein sequence MDVGIVAQKGNTRATYLASDVADRLAAVDVRVRLDEVTADALDASGISMDEMDATDLVVSIGGDGTFLFAARAAGGTPVLGVNLGEVGFLNAVPPAEAVDAILAEVEAFRDGEMTIREAPRLAATCRDWESAHAANEIAVQGSRRGHGGGVGIEVRVDGSLYSGGHADGVLVATPTGSTAYNLSERGPLVHPSVDGLVVNEMCATGGMPPLVVAPDVTVSVTLTDADGAVVISDGRRPHTVEVPTEVVVERAGPPVRVAGPSSDFFEALKKLE from the coding sequence ATGGACGTCGGCATCGTCGCCCAGAAGGGGAACACCCGGGCAACGTACCTCGCGTCGGACGTGGCCGACCGCCTGGCGGCGGTCGACGTTCGCGTCCGCCTCGACGAGGTGACCGCCGACGCGCTCGACGCGTCCGGGATTTCGATGGACGAGATGGACGCGACGGACCTGGTCGTCTCCATCGGCGGCGACGGCACCTTCCTCTTCGCGGCGCGCGCGGCCGGCGGGACGCCGGTGCTCGGGGTGAACCTCGGGGAGGTCGGCTTCCTCAACGCGGTCCCGCCGGCCGAGGCGGTCGACGCGATCCTCGCCGAGGTCGAAGCGTTCCGGGACGGCGAGATGACGATCCGGGAGGCCCCCCGACTCGCGGCGACCTGCCGTGACTGGGAGAGCGCACACGCGGCCAACGAGATCGCCGTGCAGGGATCACGGCGGGGCCACGGCGGCGGCGTCGGCATCGAGGTGCGCGTCGACGGCTCGCTCTACTCGGGCGGGCACGCCGACGGCGTCCTCGTGGCAACCCCGACGGGGTCGACGGCGTATAACCTCTCCGAGCGCGGCCCGCTCGTCCATCCGAGCGTCGACGGCCTCGTCGTCAACGAGATGTGTGCGACCGGCGGAATGCCGCCGCTGGTCGTCGCGCCGGACGTCACCGTGAGCGTCACGCTCACCGACGCGGACGGAGCGGTCGTCATCAGCGACGGCCGACGGCCTCACACGGTGGAGGTCCCGACGGAGGTCGTCGTCGAGCGCGCCGGCCCGCCGGTCCGGGTCGCCGGGCCGTCCTCGGACTTCTTCGAGGCGCTGAAGAAACTGGAGTGA
- a CDS encoding S66 family peptidase, protein MEHTRPPALSSGDTVAILAPSRPIPDELIDVAERRLAGRFDLDVVSYPTADRDPADGPAPPAERAEELMGAFEDPDVGAVLAATGGDDQLRVLKHLDPERLRSNPTRFLGYSDNDNLRLLLWTLGQVSWGATALPDLVVDPELHPYTARYLDRALFDDALGPVEPAAEWTDDWYDFESGESRDWHDAPDWTWRDRGTVSGPTWGGCLAIVGWHLQTERYLPEPEHLDGAVLALETSETLPDPDEVGYLLRSLGERGWLERFAGVLVARPQANNPTLDYSREFDEYRANVRAAVNRELDRYCEDATAAFDVDFGHTSPIFPLPLGATATLDPEAATVRFD, encoded by the coding sequence ATGGAGCACACGCGCCCTCCCGCCCTCTCGTCGGGCGACACGGTGGCGATCCTCGCGCCGTCCCGGCCGATTCCGGACGAACTGATCGACGTCGCGGAGCGTCGCCTCGCGGGCCGGTTCGACCTCGACGTGGTCAGCTACCCGACCGCCGACCGCGACCCGGCGGACGGCCCGGCACCGCCGGCGGAGCGCGCCGAGGAGCTGATGGGCGCGTTCGAGGACCCCGACGTGGGCGCGGTGCTCGCGGCGACCGGCGGCGACGACCAGCTTCGCGTCCTCAAGCATCTCGACCCTGAGCGGCTCCGATCGAATCCGACCCGATTCCTCGGCTACTCGGACAACGACAACCTGCGGCTGCTGCTCTGGACGCTGGGGCAGGTGTCCTGGGGCGCGACCGCGCTGCCGGACCTCGTCGTGGACCCCGAGTTGCACCCCTACACCGCGCGGTACCTCGACCGCGCGCTGTTCGACGACGCGCTCGGCCCGGTCGAGCCGGCGGCCGAGTGGACCGACGACTGGTACGACTTCGAGTCGGGTGAGTCCAGGGACTGGCACGACGCCCCGGACTGGACCTGGCGCGACCGCGGCACGGTTTCCGGGCCGACCTGGGGCGGCTGTCTCGCCATCGTCGGATGGCACCTCCAAACGGAGCGCTACCTGCCGGAGCCCGAGCACCTGGACGGCGCCGTGTTGGCCCTGGAGACGTCCGAAACGCTGCCCGACCCCGACGAGGTCGGCTACCTGCTCCGCTCGCTCGGCGAGCGCGGCTGGTTGGAGCGGTTCGCGGGCGTACTCGTGGCCCGCCCGCAGGCGAACAACCCCACGCTGGACTACTCGCGCGAGTTCGACGAGTATCGTGCGAACGTCCGGGCAGCGGTGAACCGGGAACTGGATCGGTACTGCGAGGACGCGACCGCCGCCTTCGACGTCGACTTCGGGCACACCTCGCCGATCTTCCCGCTCCCGCTCGGTGCGACCGCGACGCTCGATCCGGAGGCCGCGACGGTTCGCTTCGACTGA
- the carB gene encoding carbamoyl-phosphate synthase large subunit, translating into MSGDGRTILLIGSGPIQIGQAAEFDYSGAQACRALREEGARVVLVNSNPATIMTDPEMADRVYIEPITTDAIAEIIRTEQPDGVIAGLGGQTGLNVTAELAEEGVLEEHDVEIMGTPLDTIYATEDRDLFRQRMEDIGQPVPRSTTISLDEGESVTELTEDSIRERVEAAADGVGGLPVIARTTYTLGGSGSGVVGEMDELIERVRTGLRLSRNSEVLVTESISGWVELEYEVMRDADDSCIIICNMENLDPMGIHTGESTVVTPSQVIPDDGHQEMRDAALGVIRELGIQGGCNIQFAWRDDGTPGGEYRVVEVNPRVSRSSALASKATGYPIARVTAKVALGKRLHEIDNEITGETTAAFEPAIDYVVTKVPRWPQDKFEDTDFTLGTAMKSTGEAMAIGRTFEESLLKSLRSSEYDPAVEFGALEDEELTEEYLERPSPDRPYAMFEAFERGFSVEEVVEATGIYEWYVERFARIVEASKEVVDGEFTPAATAGFTNAEIAALAGNEFEDSSLTWLPETRGAWRTAEATEAVAGDATGSTDGEDLPVSAARAGVGEVEAAVPGRTYKQVDTCAGEFEASTPYYYSSRKPEWFSGPYEGDAAAGELQVDRDVESVVVVGGGPIRIGQGVEFDYCAVHAVRALREVGIEAHVVNNNPETVSTDYDTSDGLFFEPITAEEVADAVEATGADGVMVQFGGQTSVDVGEPLKDEFERRGLDCEIMGTTVEAMDLAEDRDRFNRLMDDVGVAQPEGDSATSEAEALELARDIGYPVLVRPSYVLGGRAMRVVHDDDELREYITEAVRVSPDKPILVDEFLTGAVEFDVDAVSDGEDVLIGGVMEHVESAGVHSGDSACVIPPRSLSDETMARVREVTADIARALDTVGLLNVQLAVREGDGPDADVYVLEANPRSSRTVPFVSKATGVPIAKLAAQVMTGRSLADLDASEAIPEHFSVKEVVLPFDRLPESDPRLGPEMKSTGEVMGTATSFGKAYGKALEAAGQGLPESGTVTFAFVGDALPDAGSGAAAKLRDGFTEYYDATEFEDIPAALREGKIDLLVTDERDALRAAVDEDVPYVSTEAAARASLAALASRGDDPDIQAVSDRPHRAAEWGR; encoded by the coding sequence ATGAGTGGAGACGGCCGCACCATCCTCCTCATCGGCAGCGGACCGATTCAGATCGGGCAGGCCGCGGAGTTCGACTACTCCGGGGCGCAGGCCTGCCGCGCGCTTCGTGAGGAAGGGGCCCGAGTCGTGCTCGTGAACTCCAACCCCGCGACGATCATGACCGACCCCGAGATGGCGGACCGGGTGTACATCGAACCGATCACGACCGACGCCATCGCGGAGATCATCCGGACGGAGCAGCCGGACGGCGTCATCGCCGGGCTGGGCGGACAGACGGGGCTGAACGTCACCGCCGAACTCGCGGAGGAAGGCGTGCTGGAGGAACACGACGTGGAGATCATGGGCACGCCGCTCGATACCATCTACGCGACGGAGGACCGGGATCTGTTCCGCCAGCGGATGGAGGACATCGGCCAGCCCGTCCCACGCTCGACGACCATCTCGCTCGACGAGGGCGAGTCGGTGACGGAGTTGACCGAGGACTCGATCCGCGAGCGCGTCGAAGCGGCCGCCGACGGCGTCGGCGGCCTGCCGGTCATCGCCCGGACGACCTACACGCTCGGCGGCTCCGGCTCCGGCGTCGTCGGCGAGATGGACGAGCTGATCGAGCGGGTCCGGACCGGCCTGCGTCTCTCGCGCAACAGCGAGGTGCTCGTCACCGAATCCATCTCGGGCTGGGTCGAACTCGAGTACGAGGTGATGCGCGACGCCGACGACTCGTGTATCATCATCTGCAACATGGAGAACCTCGACCCGATGGGCATCCACACGGGCGAGTCGACGGTCGTGACCCCCAGCCAGGTCATCCCCGACGACGGCCACCAGGAGATGCGCGACGCGGCGCTCGGGGTCATCCGCGAACTCGGCATCCAGGGCGGCTGTAACATCCAGTTCGCCTGGCGCGACGACGGCACGCCGGGCGGCGAGTACCGTGTGGTCGAGGTGAACCCGCGCGTCTCCCGCTCCTCGGCGCTGGCCTCGAAGGCGACCGGCTACCCCATCGCACGCGTCACCGCGAAGGTCGCGCTCGGCAAGCGCCTCCACGAGATCGACAACGAGATCACCGGCGAGACGACCGCGGCGTTCGAGCCGGCGATCGACTACGTCGTGACGAAGGTGCCGCGCTGGCCCCAGGACAAGTTCGAGGACACGGACTTCACGCTCGGCACGGCGATGAAGTCCACCGGCGAGGCGATGGCGATCGGCCGCACGTTCGAGGAGAGCCTCCTCAAGTCGCTCCGTTCCTCCGAGTACGACCCGGCCGTCGAGTTCGGCGCGCTCGAGGACGAGGAGCTGACCGAGGAGTACCTCGAACGCCCGAGCCCCGACCGCCCGTACGCGATGTTCGAGGCGTTCGAGCGCGGGTTCTCCGTCGAGGAGGTGGTCGAGGCGACCGGCATCTACGAGTGGTACGTCGAGCGCTTCGCCCGCATCGTCGAGGCGAGCAAGGAGGTCGTCGACGGCGAGTTCACGCCCGCCGCCACGGCCGGGTTCACGAACGCCGAAATCGCCGCCCTCGCGGGCAACGAGTTCGAGGACAGCAGCCTCACCTGGCTGCCCGAGACCCGGGGTGCCTGGCGGACCGCGGAGGCGACCGAGGCGGTTGCGGGGGACGCGACCGGATCCACCGACGGCGAGGACCTCCCGGTCTCCGCGGCCCGCGCGGGCGTCGGCGAGGTGGAGGCCGCGGTGCCCGGCCGGACGTACAAGCAGGTCGACACCTGCGCGGGGGAGTTCGAGGCGTCGACGCCGTACTACTACTCCTCGCGCAAGCCGGAGTGGTTCAGCGGCCCCTACGAGGGGGACGCGGCCGCGGGCGAACTGCAGGTCGACCGCGACGTCGAGTCCGTGGTGGTGGTCGGCGGTGGCCCGATCCGCATCGGGCAGGGCGTCGAGTTCGACTACTGTGCGGTCCACGCGGTGCGCGCGCTCCGGGAGGTCGGCATCGAGGCCCACGTCGTCAACAACAACCCCGAGACGGTCTCGACCGACTACGACACCTCCGACGGGCTGTTCTTCGAGCCCATCACCGCCGAGGAGGTCGCCGACGCCGTCGAGGCGACCGGTGCGGACGGCGTGATGGTCCAGTTCGGCGGCCAGACGTCGGTCGACGTCGGCGAACCGCTGAAGGACGAGTTCGAGCGCAGGGGGCTCGACTGCGAGATCATGGGCACGACCGTCGAGGCGATGGACCTCGCGGAGGACCGCGACCGGTTCAACCGCCTGATGGACGACGTCGGCGTCGCTCAGCCGGAGGGCGACTCGGCGACGAGCGAGGCCGAGGCGCTCGAACTCGCCCGCGACATCGGCTACCCGGTGCTCGTGCGCCCGAGCTACGTGCTCGGCGGGCGCGCGATGCGGGTCGTCCACGACGACGACGAACTGCGGGAGTACATCACGGAGGCGGTCCGCGTCTCGCCGGACAAGCCGATCCTCGTCGACGAGTTCCTCACGGGCGCGGTCGAATTCGACGTGGACGCCGTCTCGGACGGCGAGGACGTGCTGATCGGCGGCGTGATGGAGCACGTCGAGTCGGCGGGGGTCCACTCGGGCGACTCGGCCTGCGTCATCCCGCCGCGCTCGCTGAGCGACGAGACGATGGCCCGCGTGCGCGAGGTGACGGCCGACATCGCCCGCGCGCTGGACACCGTCGGGCTGTTGAACGTCCAGCTCGCGGTCCGGGAGGGCGACGGTCCGGACGCGGACGTGTACGTGCTGGAGGCGAACCCGCGCTCCTCGCGCACGGTGCCGTTCGTCTCGAAGGCGACGGGCGTCCCCATCGCGAAGCTCGCGGCCCAGGTGATGACGGGACGGTCGCTCGCGGACCTGGACGCGTCGGAGGCGATCCCCGAACACTTCAGCGTGAAGGAGGTCGTCCTCCCGTTCGACCGCCTGCCGGAGTCGGATCCGCGGCTCGGTCCCGAGATGAAGTCGACCGGCGAGGTGATGGGCACCGCGACCAGCTTCGGGAAGGCGTACGGAAAAGCGCTCGAGGCTGCCGGCCAGGGACTGCCCGAATCGGGGACGGTCACGTTCGCGTTCGTCGGCGACGCGCTACCGGACGCCGGGAGCGGGGCGGCAGCAAAACTCCGCGACGGCTTCACGGAGTACTACGACGCGACCGAGTTCGAGGACATCCCGGCCGCGCTGCGCGAGGGCAAAATCGACCTGCTGGTCACCGACGAGCGGGACGCGCTCCGCGCCGCGGTGGACGAGGACGTGCCGTACGTCTCGACCGAGGCGGCCGCCCGCGCGTCGCTGGCGGCGCTGGCGAGCCGCGGGGACGACCCCGACATCCAGGCAGTCTCCGACCGGCCACACCGGGCGGCCGAGTGGGGTCGCTGA
- a CDS encoding HD domain-containing protein translates to MTDTGPADLAETFPALEDVTNRTLRDGVRDAWATALAETEWDDLDSVPWLPDEQERLGLPDETLVAHVNDVVELSRALTETLRERRGDVVSTDLVVAGALIHDVSKLYEFAPDSPGGTKRYDLLGHPYVGVHVCEAAGLPVELAHVVLSHTHRTAVDPATLEATLIARADQVAAAAIRSRALDDLRDA, encoded by the coding sequence ATGACCGACACGGGACCCGCCGACCTCGCGGAGACGTTTCCGGCACTGGAGGACGTCACGAACCGCACGCTCCGCGATGGTGTTCGGGACGCCTGGGCCACCGCGCTCGCCGAGACCGAGTGGGACGACCTCGATTCCGTTCCCTGGCTCCCCGACGAGCAGGAGCGACTCGGGCTGCCGGACGAGACGCTCGTCGCGCACGTGAACGACGTGGTCGAACTCTCGCGGGCGCTGACCGAAACGCTGCGCGAACGTCGCGGCGACGTCGTCTCGACGGACCTCGTCGTCGCCGGCGCGCTGATCCACGACGTGAGTAAGCTGTACGAGTTCGCCCCGGACTCGCCGGGTGGAACGAAACGCTACGACCTGCTCGGGCATCCCTACGTCGGCGTCCACGTCTGCGAGGCGGCCGGCCTCCCGGTCGAACTCGCCCACGTCGTGCTCTCACACACCCACCGGACGGCCGTCGACCCGGCGACGCTGGAAGCAACTCTGATCGCTCGCGCGGACCAGGTCGCCGCGGCCGCCATCCGCTCGCGGGCGCTCGACGACCTCCGGGACGCCTGA
- a CDS encoding DUF5815 family protein translates to MAQPRVPGGGGEAFDLPCGETVRVREFDMGMREFECDCGATHAVVTDVNPPDRFLPEFLVSLLREAVETTSDEMPEFGTPHLMGIVLEEFPESVAAEDVSEDQDVGYTMLWVTDFDSRRLHEVIVELVVELMEHAVSHSDDEGAMTEFEEQMLEFDVGEFVEQYRAERDLDADDVYV, encoded by the coding sequence ATGGCACAACCGCGCGTCCCCGGCGGCGGGGGCGAGGCGTTCGACCTCCCGTGCGGGGAGACCGTCCGCGTCCGCGAGTTCGACATGGGGATGCGGGAGTTCGAGTGCGACTGCGGCGCGACCCACGCGGTCGTCACCGACGTCAACCCGCCGGACCGCTTCCTCCCGGAGTTCCTCGTCTCGCTGCTCCGTGAGGCCGTCGAGACGACGAGCGACGAGATGCCCGAGTTCGGCACGCCCCACCTGATGGGCATCGTGCTGGAGGAGTTCCCCGAGTCGGTCGCCGCCGAGGACGTGAGCGAGGACCAGGACGTCGGCTACACGATGCTGTGGGTGACCGACTTCGACTCCCGACGACTCCACGAGGTCATCGTCGAACTCGTCGTGGAGCTGATGGAGCACGCCGTCTCACACAGCGACGACGAGGGCGCGATGACGGAGTTCGAGGAGCAGATGCTCGAGTTCGACGTGGGCGAGTTCGTCGAGCAGTACCGGGCCGAGCGCGACCTGGACGCCGACGACGTGTACGTCTGA
- a CDS encoding S9 family peptidase, with amino-acid sequence MYRRDMRDTSADDLLAAMASADAVVQAAPSPDGDSVAYAKSREGRIDLWCWDGETDTRLTSEGITAQRYGRGDPAWFDWHPDGGEVAFVDADGSLSTVDVDTGEVTALTTADEPDLGLAYGPDGEELAVVTNRFSRASLALVAADGSRVEALADDEFLYQDPRFAEDGTVYAVRARHRDLFDYEAALVRADRDGVTELFGPDGVRVQNVRPRPGSDEVAFVHDASGFDAVAVLDGESAARDGGSDDDGDDIDDGDGRVEPEELYAVEGAEVADPAWSPSGKSLAVTVTEDAAANVHVLDRDGFSDVLTDERAFHTAPRWLDGDVITVRDTPHRPPTVRNASAGERVTPTAAPDFGARIPTPETITYQSGDRDVQAVVYPPGPESGDDSVPVLVKAHGGPTSFDRFRFDHRAAYFAALGYCVVLPNYRGSDAYGREFRMANDRDWGGGDLEDVIGAADAAAAAYDAADGDRAGIYGGSGGGLMTVNALGNSDRFRAGAAFYGVYDYETFVDDTDDVGWQLMKRELGDLSTDVENYRDASPIRTVPDIEDPLLVLHGEDDARVPISQSEQLCDELDKHGKRYEFRRYDGEPHGFGDRENVVDAYTRVADLFAKYLAVDPDDGSSSPHEPEEPDRSSS; translated from the coding sequence ATGTACCGACGCGACATGCGCGACACGAGCGCGGACGACCTGCTCGCGGCGATGGCGAGCGCCGACGCGGTCGTCCAGGCGGCCCCCTCGCCCGACGGCGACTCGGTGGCCTACGCGAAGTCCCGCGAGGGGCGGATCGACCTCTGGTGCTGGGACGGCGAGACCGACACGCGACTGACGAGCGAGGGGATCACGGCCCAGCGCTACGGCCGCGGCGACCCCGCGTGGTTCGACTGGCACCCCGACGGCGGCGAGGTCGCGTTCGTCGACGCCGACGGGTCGCTCTCGACGGTCGACGTCGACACCGGCGAGGTAACCGCGCTCACGACGGCCGACGAACCGGACCTCGGCCTCGCGTACGGCCCCGACGGCGAGGAACTCGCGGTCGTGACGAACCGGTTCTCGCGCGCCTCGCTCGCGCTCGTCGCGGCCGACGGCTCCCGCGTCGAGGCGCTCGCGGACGACGAGTTCCTCTATCAGGACCCCCGATTCGCCGAGGACGGCACCGTCTACGCAGTGCGAGCGCGCCACCGGGACCTGTTCGACTACGAGGCGGCGCTGGTCCGCGCGGACCGCGACGGCGTGACGGAACTGTTCGGCCCCGATGGCGTCCGCGTCCAGAACGTCCGCCCGCGACCCGGGAGCGACGAGGTGGCGTTCGTCCACGACGCATCGGGATTCGACGCGGTCGCGGTACTTGACGGTGAGAGCGCGGCCCGCGACGGCGGCAGCGACGACGACGGCGACGATATCGACGATGGCGACGGAAGGGTGGAGCCGGAGGAACTGTACGCGGTCGAGGGTGCGGAGGTCGCCGACCCCGCCTGGAGCCCGTCCGGGAAGTCGCTCGCGGTCACCGTCACCGAGGACGCCGCCGCGAACGTCCACGTGCTCGACCGCGACGGCTTCAGCGACGTCCTCACCGACGAGCGCGCGTTCCACACCGCGCCCCGGTGGCTCGACGGCGACGTGATCACGGTCCGCGACACGCCACACCGGCCGCCGACCGTCCGGAACGCGAGCGCGGGCGAGCGGGTGACCCCGACAGCCGCGCCCGACTTCGGCGCTCGAATCCCGACCCCGGAGACCATCACCTACCAGTCGGGCGACCGGGACGTCCAGGCGGTCGTCTACCCGCCGGGTCCCGAGTCCGGGGACGACTCCGTCCCGGTGCTCGTGAAGGCCCACGGAGGACCGACCTCCTTCGACCGCTTCCGCTTCGACCACCGCGCTGCGTACTTCGCCGCGCTCGGCTACTGCGTCGTCCTCCCGAACTACCGCGGCAGCGACGCGTACGGCCGCGAGTTCCGGATGGCGAACGACCGCGACTGGGGCGGGGGCGACCTCGAGGACGTGATCGGTGCCGCGGACGCGGCCGCGGCGGCCTACGACGCGGCCGATGGCGACCGCGCGGGCATCTACGGCGGCTCCGGCGGCGGGCTGATGACGGTGAACGCGCTCGGCAACTCGGACCGGTTCCGCGCGGGCGCAGCGTTCTACGGCGTCTACGACTACGAGACGTTCGTCGACGACACCGACGACGTCGGCTGGCAGCTGATGAAGCGCGAACTCGGCGACCTCTCGACCGACGTCGAAAACTACCGCGACGCCTCGCCCATCCGCACGGTCCCGGACATCGAGGACCCGCTGCTCGTCCTCCACGGCGAGGACGACGCCCGCGTTCCGATCAGCCAGTCCGAACAGCTCTGCGATGAACTCGACAAGCACGGCAAGCGGTACGAGTTCCGCCGCTACGACGGCGAGCCGCACGGCTTCGGCGACCGGGAGAACGTCGTCGACGCCTACACGCGGGTCGCGGACCTGTTCGCGAAGTACCTCGCCGTCGACCCCGACGACGGCTCCAGCAGCCCGCACGAGCCCGAGGAGCCGGACCGGTCGTCGAGCTAG
- the gpmI gene encoding 2,3-bisphosphoglycerate-independent phosphoglycerate mutase, protein MKAALVILDGWGLSAEESPQHRDAVRTAETPTFDRLRETGAFGTLTAYGRDVGLPDDQMGNSEVGHVNVGAGRTVYQEYTRINDAIESGAFAENEAIAAALDHAADAGGRVHFTGLVSDGGVHSDRAHLAALIEAAAERGVDAVTHAFTDGRDTAPKSSAGFLADLEPVVAQHGTGDVATVSGRYYAMDRDRNWERTKRAYDAIVNREADHETPTAVGGVEESYERGDTDEFLEPTLVAGGPALADGDAVVFFNFRADRARQLTRMLADIRPADWEADGVATDPPDVHVTTMTEYDATFGLSVAFPPQQPEDTLGEVLSEAGLTQLRIAESEKYAHVTYFLNGGREVEFPGERREIVESPDVPTYDMRPEMSAVEVTDTALSVIERDDPDVLVLNYANPDMVGHTGDFDAAVEAVEAVDRELGRLVEGVRAAGGHLLVTADHGNADDMGTPENPHTAHTFAPVPFVHVAPDSARSDGPARRVRQGGSLVDIAPTLLELVGVEKPAAMTGTSLLE, encoded by the coding sequence ATGAAGGCCGCGCTCGTGATCCTCGACGGCTGGGGCCTCTCCGCCGAGGAGTCCCCCCAGCACCGCGACGCCGTTCGCACCGCCGAGACGCCCACCTTCGACCGGCTCAGGGAGACCGGCGCGTTCGGAACCCTCACCGCGTACGGCCGGGACGTCGGCCTGCCGGACGACCAGATGGGCAACAGCGAGGTCGGTCACGTCAACGTCGGGGCGGGGCGGACCGTCTACCAGGAGTACACGCGGATCAACGACGCCATCGAGTCCGGCGCGTTCGCCGAGAACGAGGCCATCGCGGCCGCGCTCGACCACGCCGCCGACGCCGGCGGCCGCGTCCACTTCACGGGGCTAGTCAGCGACGGCGGGGTCCACTCCGATCGGGCACACCTCGCCGCGCTGATCGAGGCCGCCGCCGAGCGCGGCGTCGATGCCGTCACCCACGCGTTCACCGACGGGCGCGACACCGCGCCGAAGTCGAGCGCGGGCTTTCTCGCCGACCTCGAACCGGTCGTCGCTCAGCACGGAACCGGCGACGTCGCCACCGTGTCGGGCCGCTACTACGCGATGGATCGCGATCGGAACTGGGAGCGGACGAAGCGGGCCTACGACGCCATCGTGAACCGCGAGGCCGACCACGAGACTCCCACCGCCGTCGGGGGGGTGGAGGAGAGCTACGAGCGCGGCGACACGGACGAGTTCCTGGAGCCGACGCTCGTCGCGGGCGGGCCGGCGCTCGCCGACGGGGACGCGGTCGTGTTCTTCAACTTCCGGGCGGACCGCGCCAGACAGCTCACCCGGATGCTCGCCGACATCCGCCCGGCGGACTGGGAAGCCGACGGCGTGGCGACCGACCCGCCGGACGTCCACGTCACGACGATGACCGAGTACGACGCGACGTTCGGGCTGTCGGTCGCCTTCCCGCCCCAGCAGCCCGAGGACACGCTGGGGGAAGTGCTCTCGGAGGCCGGGCTCACCCAACTTCGCATCGCGGAGTCCGAGAAGTACGCCCACGTCACCTACTTCCTCAACGGCGGGCGCGAGGTGGAGTTCCCGGGCGAGCGCCGCGAGATCGTCGAGTCGCCGGACGTGCCGACCTACGACATGCGCCCCGAGATGAGCGCCGTCGAGGTGACCGACACGGCGCTGTCGGTGATAGAACGCGACGACCCGGACGTGCTCGTGCTCAACTACGCGAACCCGGACATGGTCGGACACACCGGCGACTTCGACGCGGCGGTCGAGGCCGTCGAGGCGGTCGACCGCGAACTCGGTCGGCTCGTCGAGGGCGTCCGCGCGGCTGGCGGTCACTTGCTCGTCACCGCCGACCACGGCAACGCAGACGACATGGGGACCCCGGAGAACCCACACACCGCACACACGTTCGCGCCGGTGCCGTTCGTCCACGTCGCGCCCGATTCCGCGCGTTCGGACGGACCGGCCCGGCGGGTCCGCCAGGGTGGGTCGCTCGTCGACATCGCGCCGACGCTGCTCGAACTGGTCGGCGTGGAGAAACCGGCCGCGATGACCGGAACGTCGTTGCTAGAGTGA